A stretch of the Metopolophium dirhodum isolate CAU chromosome 8, ASM1992520v1, whole genome shotgun sequence genome encodes the following:
- the LOC132951077 gene encoding uncharacterized protein LOC132951077, translating into MSGYNDPLADVKDTLSVYEDHWIKLGLDNNIKTQLRNIKNYFESVFSWDIYTLSGFNESLKFNIIDKVQEKQEMIIDIDGTGRGDEFVFYRFILQLITIHEDYTSERYKKSYLNIESIVKFMETCKFSESDKQYSDAYYHIARATNVFIALTLKIDSEKLLNFVKPMKNFNQSEKAAVCAVKARIFMEYPPKGNDIALGLADRACILHSVEPEWLLIWLKAKKRIRHRYEPFKMPGDDEIAKALYLYETQSKPKFLIHAYQLYKEAGFVNKMHNNLKLSNKYYKLSSDIAKKSIQLAKDDTKLQNSILLHYIHFPEYLLSKDLNIDNIITKLTNVKNSMVHLTIGRYYLNRKKDYKKAKIYFSRAKAYGNFNSSLQLIKVECLLQSVHEFPYVVKLNEMYKDYTNPKNRVIILIHILVYYIYSDYNPKEIMYYLKLYIDQDIEDTIKKRQLMFVCPLINEDKIIIKANAFLNVLSVKVKNIVYNNKWDEEEKNMVENTFVQFNKILQLNFKPENHFNNDNKTAVYKKNESWRKQQVDKSKESHQQNKESWRKPQNLSSIESYKKYNIQVYSNPDSTSKSA; encoded by the exons ATGTCCGGGTATAATGATCCCTTGGCTGATGTGAAGGACACTTTGTCCGTCTACGAAGACCACTGGATAAAACTCGGATTGGACAACAACATTAAGACACAGTTAAggaatatcaaaaattattttgaaagcgTTTTCTCGTGGGATATCTATACATTATCAGGATTCAATGAAAGTCTTAAGTTCAACATCATTGATAAAGTTCAAGAAAAGCAAGAAATGATCATAGACATAGATGGCACGGGCAGAGGCgatgaatttgttttttatag atttattttacaattaattactaTTCATGAAGATTACACGAGTGAAAGATATAAGAAAtcatatttgaatattgaaagtattgttaaatttatggAAACGTGTAAATTTAGCGAGTCAGACAAACAGTACTCTGATGCATACTATCATATTGCTCGAGCTACCAATGTGTTTATTGCATTAACATTGAAGATTGATTCAGAAAAG TTACTGAATTTTGTTAaaccaatgaaaaattttaatcaatctGAAAAAGCTGCAGTTTGTGCTGTAAAAGCTAGAATTTTTATGGAATATCCTCCAAAAGGAAATGATATTGCTTTAGGATTGGCTGATCGAGCCTGCATCCTTCATTCTGTTGAACCTGAATGGCTACTCATTTGGTTAAAAGCCAAAAAGCGAATAAGACATCGTTATGAACCATTTAAAATGCCAGGGGATGATGAAATTGCTAAAGCTTTATATTTATACGAAACACAATCAAAGCCTAAATTTTTAATTCACGCCTATCAACTCTATAAGGAAGCAGGATTTGTTAATAAAATGCACAACAACCTGAAactatcaaacaaatattataagctTTCGTCTGATATTGCCAA AAAATCAATTCAATTGGCCAAAGATgatacaaaactacaaaattcTATACTACTTCATTATATACACTTTCCCGAATATTTATTGTCAAAAGACTTAAATATAGACAATATAATTACTAAACTgacaaatgttaaaaatagCATGGTACATCTAACTATAGGCAGATATTATCTAAACCGCAAAAag gATTATAAGAaagctaaaatatatttctctCGTGCAAAGGCATATGGTAATTTCAACAGTTCATTGCAGTTGATAAAAGTAGAATGCCTGTTACAATCTGTCCATGAATTTCCGTATGTTGTGAAATTAAATGAGATGTATAAAGATTATACAAACCCCAAAAATagggttattattttaatacatatattggtatattacaTTTACTCTGACTATAATCCAAAAGAAATTATGtactacttaaaattatatattgatcaAGACATTGAAGATACTATTAAAAAACGTCAATTAATG TTTGTTTGTCCATTGATTAAtgaagataaaataattataaaagcaaACGCATTTCTGAATGTTTTATCTgtgaaagtaaaaaatatagtatacaataataagtgggatgaagaagaaaaaaatatggttgaaAACACATTTGTtcagttcaataaaatattacaattaaattttaaaccggaaaatcattttaataatgataataaaactgctgtttataaaaaaaatgaatcttGGCGAAAACAACAAGTTGATAAGTCTAAAGAAAGTCATCAACAGAACAAAGAATCTTGGCGAAAACCACAAAATTTGTCATCTATCGagtcatataaaaaatataatattcaggtTTATTCAAACCCAGATTCCACATCAAAATctgcataa
- the LOC132951078 gene encoding uncharacterized protein LOC132951078 isoform X1: protein MADENDLPDAMGALSVDDNRWKELGLDDNIRTQLRKIENDYESIFSWNIKRLTGANQNLMTNLVNNIRGRLEIITVMDGKDDTFKLTRFYSQLVVCYELYNIKSYKESYLEIESVVKFLETCKFNESNQQYSDAYRHIGQATYAYIALTLKIDSEKLLKDIKQIKEFNEAEKAAICAVKAKIFMEYPLKGNYIALKFAEQACTSSTDPEWINIWLKAKGRVRRYSEPFKIPGDDEINAAKMLCSTTTNPKHLIKVYQLYKEIGSVNKFINNDKESIKFFKLSSYTVKKSIELANGDINQLNILLQQTCIDCPYFFPKFILNNFITKLASIKNSRVDQILGLYYLKHEKDYAKAKLHLSHGMAAGNFHSTLQFIKVECLLQPVNKFPYVQLLNTMYNDFQNPKRRLTILLHILMYFNYCEKNPKETMHYLKLYIDQDIEDTVKKSHLIFARPLFDVGRFLKPNEFLNDLSVNVKELVYNNKWDEEEKNTVENTFVRFNKILQLNIQDKSFYKTATHK from the exons ATGGCTGACGAAAACGACTTACCTGATGCGATGGGCGCTCTGTCCGTCGACGATAACCGCTGGAAAGAACTAGGACTGGATGACAATATTCGGACACAGctaagaaaaattgaaaatgattaTGAGAGCATATTCTCGTGGAACATCAAACGATTAACAGGAGCCAATCAAAATCTAATGACAAACCTCGTTAATAATATTCGAGGACGGCTAGAAATTATCACAGTTATGGACGGCAAGGACGATACATTCAAATTAACTAG attttattcaCAACTGGTAGTTTGTTATGAACTTTACAATATCAAAAGTTATAAAGAATCATATTTGGAAATTGAAAGCGTTGTTAAATTTCTGGAGACTTGTAAATTTAACGAGTCAAACCAACAGTACTCAGATGCTTACCGCCATATTGGCCAGGCCACTTATGCGTATATTGCATTAACACTGAAAATTGATTCAGAaaag TTATTGAAGGATATCAAACAAATCAAAGAATTTAATGAAGCTGAAAAAGCTGCGATTTGTGCGGTTAAAGCCAAAATTTTTATGGAGTATCCGCTAAAAGGAAATTATATTGCTTTGAAATTTGCTGAGCAAGCCTGTACCAGTTCTACTGATCCCGAGTGGATAAACATTTGGTTAAAAGCCAAAGGACGAGTAAGACGTTATTCCGAACCATTTAAAATTCCAGGGGATGATGAAATAAATGCTGCAAAAATGTTATGTTCAACAACAACTAAtcctaaacatttaattaaagtttatCAACTTTATAAGGAAATAGGATCGGTTAATAAATTTATCAACAACGATAaagaatcaattaaattttttaagcttTCGTCCTATACTGTTAA AAAATCAATTGAATTGGCCAACGGTGATATAAATCAACTAAATATACTTCTACAACAGACATGTATAGACTGCccttatttttttccaaaattcattttaaacaatttcattaCAAAACTGGCAAGTATTAAAAATAGCCGCGTGGATCAAATTCTaggcttatattatttaaaacatgaaaAA gATTATGCTAAAGCAAAACTTCATTTATCTCATGGAATGGCAGCTGGTAATTTTCATAGTACATTGCAGTTTATAAAAGTTGAGTGCCTCCTACAACCAGTCAATAAATTTCCTTATGTGCAGTTACTAAATACGATGtataatgattttcaaaatccAAAAAGAAGGCttactattttattacatatattgatgtatttcaattactgtgaaaaaaatccaaaagaAACGATGCACTACCTTAAATTGTACATTGATCAAGACATCGAAGATACAGTTAAAAAATCTCATTTAATT tTTGCTCGTCCATTGTTTGATGTAGGCAGATTTTTGAAACCAAACGAATTTCTGAATGATCTATCTGTGAATGTAAAAGAactagtatacaataataagtgggacgaagaagaaaaaaatacggTTGAAAACACATTTGTTcggttcaataaaatattacaattgaaTATTCAAGacaaaagtttttataaaactgcTACTCATAAATAA
- the LOC132951078 gene encoding uncharacterized protein LOC132951078 isoform X2 has product MADENDLPDAMGALSVDDNRWKELGLDDNIRTQLRKIENDYESIFSWNIKRLTGANQNLMTNLVNNIRGRLEIITVMDGKDDTFKLTRFYSQLVVCYELYNIKSYKESYLEIESVVKFLETCKFNESNQQYSDAYRHIGQATYAYIALTLKIDSEKLLKDIKQIKEFNEAEKAAICAVKAKIFMEYPLKGNYIALKFAEQACTSSTDPEWINIWLKAKGRVRRYSEPFKIPGDDEINAAKMLCSTTTNPKHLIKVYQLYKEIGSVNKFINNDKESIKFFKLSSYTVKKSIELANGDINQLNILLQQTCIDCPYFFPKFILNNFITKLASIKNSRVDQILGLYYLKHEKDYAKAKLHLSHGMAAGNFHSTLQFIKVECLLQPVNKFPYVQLLNTMYNDFQNPKRRLTILLHILMYFNYCEKNPKETMHYLKLYIDQDIEDTVKKSHLISTRDITKFDITKILI; this is encoded by the exons ATGGCTGACGAAAACGACTTACCTGATGCGATGGGCGCTCTGTCCGTCGACGATAACCGCTGGAAAGAACTAGGACTGGATGACAATATTCGGACACAGctaagaaaaattgaaaatgattaTGAGAGCATATTCTCGTGGAACATCAAACGATTAACAGGAGCCAATCAAAATCTAATGACAAACCTCGTTAATAATATTCGAGGACGGCTAGAAATTATCACAGTTATGGACGGCAAGGACGATACATTCAAATTAACTAG attttattcaCAACTGGTAGTTTGTTATGAACTTTACAATATCAAAAGTTATAAAGAATCATATTTGGAAATTGAAAGCGTTGTTAAATTTCTGGAGACTTGTAAATTTAACGAGTCAAACCAACAGTACTCAGATGCTTACCGCCATATTGGCCAGGCCACTTATGCGTATATTGCATTAACACTGAAAATTGATTCAGAaaag TTATTGAAGGATATCAAACAAATCAAAGAATTTAATGAAGCTGAAAAAGCTGCGATTTGTGCGGTTAAAGCCAAAATTTTTATGGAGTATCCGCTAAAAGGAAATTATATTGCTTTGAAATTTGCTGAGCAAGCCTGTACCAGTTCTACTGATCCCGAGTGGATAAACATTTGGTTAAAAGCCAAAGGACGAGTAAGACGTTATTCCGAACCATTTAAAATTCCAGGGGATGATGAAATAAATGCTGCAAAAATGTTATGTTCAACAACAACTAAtcctaaacatttaattaaagtttatCAACTTTATAAGGAAATAGGATCGGTTAATAAATTTATCAACAACGATAaagaatcaattaaattttttaagcttTCGTCCTATACTGTTAA AAAATCAATTGAATTGGCCAACGGTGATATAAATCAACTAAATATACTTCTACAACAGACATGTATAGACTGCccttatttttttccaaaattcattttaaacaatttcattaCAAAACTGGCAAGTATTAAAAATAGCCGCGTGGATCAAATTCTaggcttatattatttaaaacatgaaaAA gATTATGCTAAAGCAAAACTTCATTTATCTCATGGAATGGCAGCTGGTAATTTTCATAGTACATTGCAGTTTATAAAAGTTGAGTGCCTCCTACAACCAGTCAATAAATTTCCTTATGTGCAGTTACTAAATACGATGtataatgattttcaaaatccAAAAAGAAGGCttactattttattacatatattgatgtatttcaattactgtgaaaaaaatccaaaagaAACGATGCACTACCTTAAATTGTACATTGATCAAGACATCGAAGATACAGTTAAAAAATCTCATTTAATT TCAACTCGCGATATAACGAAATTCGATATAACGAAAATCTTGATATAA